One region of Deltaproteobacteria bacterium genomic DNA includes:
- a CDS encoding tetratricopeptide repeat protein — protein sequence MILSIAACCVAFAACAPPPTYRVPVPPVASPRPSSAPVAPPAPEPAPQGLPNEAKIREQDLRSKTAPTLPAKSAKEPTRQASVTEPRGSESSPPLADDSSLLAKITPGTSAQRAASLRLTEEGRRILDAGDPARSLTRLEKTIVIDSTNPYGYYYLAKAQHRLGRHKESLNFLDVAESRLGAEPFWLSEIHALRGENYHAQGQPQRAEASYNQALRLNSGNRTAADGLARVQGDPPAAQPATK from the coding sequence ATGATTTTAAGCATCGCAGCCTGCTGTGTGGCTTTCGCCGCCTGCGCGCCGCCACCGACTTACCGCGTGCCGGTGCCGCCGGTTGCGAGCCCGCGGCCGTCGAGCGCGCCGGTTGCGCCGCCGGCTCCTGAGCCAGCGCCTCAAGGGTTGCCGAACGAAGCGAAAATTCGCGAGCAGGATCTTCGTAGCAAGACTGCGCCAACGTTGCCGGCCAAGAGCGCCAAAGAGCCGACGCGCCAAGCGAGCGTCACTGAACCGCGCGGCTCTGAATCTTCGCCGCCGTTGGCTGACGACAGTTCGTTGCTCGCGAAAATTACTCCGGGGACTTCAGCGCAGCGCGCCGCGTCGTTGCGACTCACCGAAGAGGGCAGAAGAATTCTCGACGCCGGCGATCCGGCGCGCTCGCTGACGCGTTTGGAAAAAACCATCGTCATCGATTCGACCAATCCCTACGGTTATTATTACCTAGCCAAAGCGCAGCATCGTTTGGGACGCCATAAAGAGTCGCTCAACTTTCTCGACGTCGCCGAATCTCGGCTCGGTGCCGAGCCCTTCTGGTTATCGGAGATTCACGCGCTGCGCGGTGAGAACTATCACGCCCAAGGCCAACCGCAACGGGCCGAGGCGAGTTACAACCAAGCACTGCGCTTAAACTCCGGCAACCGCACCGCCGCCGACGGGTTAGCGCGCGTGCAAGGCGATCCGCCCGCCGCCCAACCGGCAACCAAGTGA
- a CDS encoding PBP1A family penicillin-binding protein has protein sequence MIKSKLRILSIALVALLVVTSSGLVFGAWYLKQLEDKVVEKFEGRKWVFPSKIYSDSYFLYVGAGLRSQDLAEKLRRLGYFETSVAPKAKGEYRVAAKEGVIEIFLHDFDSPTEKFKGIPIRITLQGNAIAKIENIADGKEIFSIELEPELITGLYERIWQERKVVKLAEVPPLMVKTILAVEDERFYHHYGIDPIGILRAMWVNLRSLSFQQGGSTLTQQLVKNFFLSDERTISRKVPEAMMAVIAERKYSKQTILENYLNEIYLGQRGSQGVFGVWEAAQFYFSKPLTDLTVGEMALLAGLIRAPNRLSPYRSAEGATKRRNVVLAKLLDDNIITRKQYDAALLEKLPQRSLVKVTNEGPFYVDYLRRELEENYSNAVLTKEGLRIFSTLDLQLQRMAERALVEGLKKLEETHPALRHKGDEEGLEGAIVVLRPQTGEIKAMVGGRNYSRSQFNRVFQAKRQPGSVFKPFVYLAALMYGGQSGTKYSADTVINDSQFTWSYDNQEWQPHNYNNEYFGAVTLRRALESSLNSATARVAQDVGIRRVRDLAHKLGIQSSLPAVPALSLGAAEVTPLEIAVAYATLANGGSRVRPLAVKQVLDQSTKVLEKRDVKMEQVLNPQLAYAINQLLKGVLDRGTAAGSRRAGFTRPAAGKTGTTNDYKDAWFVGYTPDLLAVVWVGFDGPKKIGMSGAEAALPIWTEFMKNATASMPVTDFVGPLVRPDTDDSKCAGKAEGESGDCAAPVPPAKAAAGV, from the coding sequence TTGATAAAGTCGAAACTGCGAATTTTAAGCATCGCTCTAGTTGCTCTTCTGGTGGTTACTTCCAGCGGTTTGGTTTTCGGAGCGTGGTATTTAAAGCAGCTGGAAGACAAAGTCGTCGAAAAATTCGAAGGGCGCAAGTGGGTTTTCCCATCGAAAATTTATTCCGATAGTTACTTCTTGTATGTCGGCGCCGGTTTGCGTAGCCAAGATCTGGCGGAAAAACTGCGCCGGCTCGGTTACTTCGAAACCTCGGTTGCGCCCAAGGCCAAGGGCGAGTATCGCGTGGCGGCGAAAGAAGGCGTGATTGAAATCTTTCTGCACGACTTCGATTCGCCGACCGAGAAGTTCAAGGGCATCCCGATTCGCATTACGCTTCAAGGCAACGCCATCGCCAAGATCGAAAATATTGCCGATGGCAAGGAAATATTTTCCATCGAACTCGAGCCCGAGCTGATTACCGGTCTCTATGAGCGGATTTGGCAGGAGCGCAAAGTCGTCAAGTTGGCCGAGGTGCCGCCGCTGATGGTAAAGACAATTTTGGCGGTCGAAGATGAGCGCTTTTATCACCACTACGGCATCGACCCCATCGGTATCCTGCGCGCCATGTGGGTAAATTTGCGCAGCTTGAGCTTTCAGCAAGGCGGCAGCACGCTGACCCAGCAATTGGTCAAAAATTTCTTTCTCTCAGACGAGCGCACCATCAGCCGCAAGGTTCCCGAGGCGATGATGGCGGTGATTGCCGAACGCAAGTATTCCAAGCAAACGATTCTAGAAAACTACCTAAACGAGATATATCTCGGCCAGCGCGGCTCCCAGGGCGTGTTCGGTGTTTGGGAGGCGGCGCAGTTTTATTTTTCCAAGCCGCTCACCGATTTGACCGTCGGTGAGATGGCGTTGTTGGCGGGCTTGATCCGCGCGCCCAATCGGTTGTCGCCCTACCGGAGCGCCGAGGGGGCGACCAAACGGCGCAATGTCGTGTTAGCCAAACTGCTTGACGATAATATCATCACGCGCAAGCAATACGACGCCGCGTTGTTAGAAAAGTTGCCGCAACGCTCGCTGGTCAAGGTGACCAACGAAGGGCCGTTTTATGTCGACTATCTGCGCCGCGAGTTGGAAGAGAATTATTCCAATGCCGTGCTGACCAAGGAAGGGCTGCGGATATTTAGCACCCTCGACTTGCAGCTGCAGCGAATGGCCGAGCGCGCGTTGGTCGAGGGGCTGAAGAAGCTCGAAGAAACCCATCCTGCGCTGCGTCATAAAGGCGATGAGGAAGGTTTGGAAGGAGCGATTGTCGTGCTTCGGCCGCAGACCGGCGAGATTAAAGCGATGGTCGGCGGGCGCAATTATAGCCGCTCGCAATTCAATCGCGTGTTTCAAGCCAAGCGCCAGCCTGGCTCGGTGTTCAAACCATTCGTCTATTTAGCCGCGCTGATGTATGGCGGCCAAAGCGGCACCAAATATTCCGCCGACACGGTGATCAACGACAGCCAATTCACTTGGAGCTATGACAACCAGGAATGGCAGCCGCATAATTATAACAACGAATACTTTGGCGCGGTGACTTTGCGGCGCGCATTGGAAAGTTCCCTCAACTCGGCCACCGCTCGGGTGGCCCAGGATGTCGGCATTCGGCGGGTGCGCGACTTGGCGCACAAGTTGGGGATTCAAAGCTCGTTGCCGGCGGTGCCGGCGCTTTCTCTGGGCGCGGCGGAAGTGACGCCGTTAGAAATCGCCGTGGCTTACGCGACGTTGGCCAACGGCGGTTCGCGGGTGCGGCCGTTGGCGGTTAAGCAGGTGCTCGACCAAAGCACTAAGGTTTTGGAAAAGCGCGACGTCAAAATGGAGCAGGTGCTCAATCCGCAACTGGCTTATGCCATCAATCAGCTGCTTAAAGGCGTACTCGATCGCGGCACCGCGGCGGGTTCGCGGCGCGCGGGTTTCACCCGGCCGGCGGCGGGCAAGACCGGCACGACCAACGATTACAAAGACGCTTGGTTCGTCGGCTACACGCCGGATCTGTTGGCGGTGGTGTGGGTCGGTTTCGACGGACCGAAAAAAATCGGCATGTCGGGCGCTGAGGCGGCGCTGCCGATTTGGACCGAGTTCATGAAAAATGCCACGGCGAGCATGCCGGTCACCGATTTCGTCGGGCCGTTGGTGAGACCCGATACCGACGATAGTAAGTGCGCCGGTAAAGCCGAAGGCGAGAGCGGCGACTGCGCCGCTCCTGTGCCACCGGCTAAAGCCGCGGCGGGAGTTTAA